Proteins from a single region of Pongo pygmaeus isolate AG05252 chromosome 3, NHGRI_mPonPyg2-v2.0_pri, whole genome shotgun sequence:
- the FRG2 gene encoding protein FRG2 isoform X1: protein MGKGNEDPDLHCSSTQCSTDQPAFQQISFTEKGSDEKKPFKGKGKTAFSHSSEKHIQRQAGSEPNPNKENSEETKLKAGNSTAGSEPESSSYRENCRKRKISSKDSCQDRAGNCSEEECSLTLNKKSRSSTAVHNSEIQETCDVHHRGHSRVRTGHSERHRSRALGVQTPSLRKSLVTSVRAMSEAVYQDLAQVWAQQIHSPLTCEQRILLTQLRGPLCAQVQTLYSMATQAAYVFPAESWLVPATMPGPGDSALERETYPFPGQEITEPVSGSDKAKLGAP, encoded by the exons atgggaaagggaaatgaagacCCCGATCTCCACTGCTCCTCCACCCAGTGCTCCACTGACCAGCCCGCTTTCCAGCAGATCTCCTTTACAGAAAAGGGCTCAGATGAGAAGAAACCATTCAAAGGAAAAGGCAAGACCGCCTTCTCCCATTCCAGTGAGAAGCACATACAAAGGCAAG CAGGATCAGAGCCCAATCCAAACAAGGAGAATTCTGAGGAAACCAAGCTCAAGGCCGGGAACAGCACTGCTGGATCAG AACCAGAGTCCAGCTCATACCGGGAAaactgcaggaaaagaaaaatcagttccAAGGACAGCTGCCAAGACAGAGCAG GGAACTGTTCAGAAGAGGAGTGCAGCTTGACGTTGAATAAAAAATCAAGATCCTCCACCGCTGTGCACAACAGTGAAATCCAGGAGACCTGTGATGTCCACCATAGGGGACATTCCAGGGTTCGCACTGGGCACAGCGAGCGGCATAGGTCTCGGGCCCTAGGAGTCCAAACACCGTCACTTCGAAAAAGCTTGGTGACCTCTGTGCGAGCTATGTCAGAGGCTGTTTATCAAGACCTAGCCCAGGTGTGGGCACAGCAGATCCATTCTCCACTGACCTGTGAGCAGCGGATACTGCTCACTCAGCTCCGGGGGCCTCTGTGTGCCCAGGTGCAGACCTTGTATTCCATGGCCACCCAGGCAGCTTATGTCTTCCCTGCTGAGAGCTGGCTTGTCCCAGCCACAATGCCTGGTCCTGGGGATTCAGCCTTGGAGAGAGAAACCTATCCCTTCCCTGGGCAGGAGATAACTGAGCCTGTCAGTGGATCAGATAAGGCTAAGCTGGGAGCACCCTGA
- the FRG2 gene encoding protein FRG2 isoform X2, giving the protein MGKGNEDPDLHCSSTQCSTDQPAFQQISFTEKGSDEKKPFKGKGKTAFSHSSEKHIQRQGSEPNPNKENSEETKLKAGNSTAGSEPESSSYRENCRKRKISSKDSCQDRAGNCSEEECSLTLNKKSRSSTAVHNSEIQETCDVHHRGHSRVRTGHSERHRSRALGVQTPSLRKSLVTSVRAMSEAVYQDLAQVWAQQIHSPLTCEQRILLTQLRGPLCAQVQTLYSMATQAAYVFPAESWLVPATMPGPGDSALERETYPFPGQEITEPVSGSDKAKLGAP; this is encoded by the exons atgggaaagggaaatgaagacCCCGATCTCCACTGCTCCTCCACCCAGTGCTCCACTGACCAGCCCGCTTTCCAGCAGATCTCCTTTACAGAAAAGGGCTCAGATGAGAAGAAACCATTCAAAGGAAAAGGCAAGACCGCCTTCTCCCATTCCAGTGAGAAGCACATACAAAGGCAAG GATCAGAGCCCAATCCAAACAAGGAGAATTCTGAGGAAACCAAGCTCAAGGCCGGGAACAGCACTGCTGGATCAG AACCAGAGTCCAGCTCATACCGGGAAaactgcaggaaaagaaaaatcagttccAAGGACAGCTGCCAAGACAGAGCAG GGAACTGTTCAGAAGAGGAGTGCAGCTTGACGTTGAATAAAAAATCAAGATCCTCCACCGCTGTGCACAACAGTGAAATCCAGGAGACCTGTGATGTCCACCATAGGGGACATTCCAGGGTTCGCACTGGGCACAGCGAGCGGCATAGGTCTCGGGCCCTAGGAGTCCAAACACCGTCACTTCGAAAAAGCTTGGTGACCTCTGTGCGAGCTATGTCAGAGGCTGTTTATCAAGACCTAGCCCAGGTGTGGGCACAGCAGATCCATTCTCCACTGACCTGTGAGCAGCGGATACTGCTCACTCAGCTCCGGGGGCCTCTGTGTGCCCAGGTGCAGACCTTGTATTCCATGGCCACCCAGGCAGCTTATGTCTTCCCTGCTGAGAGCTGGCTTGTCCCAGCCACAATGCCTGGTCCTGGGGATTCAGCCTTGGAGAGAGAAACCTATCCCTTCCCTGGGCAGGAGATAACTGAGCCTGTCAGTGGATCAGATAAGGCTAAGCTGGGAGCACCCTGA